Proteins encoded in a region of the Ralstonia pseudosolanacearum genome:
- a CDS encoding DNA/RNA non-specific endonuclease, translating to MRPIPRGCYPCPLFVRQTELEGKNMKPLRFARILRAALAACALAAAPAIAATTGFERCPQFFVHGQVPKVHRLESVRPRALCFSSFAVMYSGLTKTPLYVAERLSAAQVARAREERRTNRFFADARLPSVERAELADYKGSGFDRGHMAPAGDMANDTSMAQSFSLSNMVPQAPENNRKAWAGIEKATRKYVLRAHGDVYVITGPVFVPPSSTIGPHRVWVPHYLYKLVYDATTHRAWAHWIQNTDTARVSRPISYRELVKRTGVDFLPGVPVAN from the coding sequence GTGCGCCCGATCCCGCGCGGATGCTATCCTTGCCCGCTTTTCGTCCGGCAGACCGAATTGGAAGGCAAGAACATGAAGCCGCTGCGCTTCGCAAGGATCCTTCGCGCAGCACTGGCGGCCTGCGCGCTCGCAGCCGCGCCCGCCATTGCCGCGACCACCGGCTTTGAGCGGTGCCCGCAGTTTTTCGTACATGGCCAGGTGCCGAAGGTCCACCGATTGGAGAGCGTCCGGCCGCGCGCGCTGTGCTTCTCCTCGTTCGCGGTGATGTACTCGGGGCTCACCAAGACGCCCCTCTACGTGGCCGAACGCCTGAGCGCGGCCCAGGTCGCGCGGGCCCGGGAGGAGCGCCGCACCAACCGCTTCTTCGCCGACGCCCGGCTGCCCAGCGTCGAGCGCGCCGAGCTGGCCGACTACAAGGGCTCCGGCTTCGACCGCGGCCACATGGCCCCCGCGGGCGACATGGCGAACGACACCAGCATGGCGCAAAGCTTCTCGCTGTCCAACATGGTGCCCCAGGCGCCCGAGAACAACCGCAAGGCGTGGGCCGGCATCGAAAAGGCCACGCGCAAGTACGTCCTGCGCGCGCACGGCGACGTGTACGTCATCACCGGCCCGGTGTTCGTCCCGCCCTCGTCGACCATCGGCCCCCATCGGGTATGGGTGCCGCACTACCTTTACAAGCTCGTCTACGACGCGACCACGCATCGCGCGTGGGCGCACTGGATCCAGAACACCGACACGGCGCGGGTGAGCCGGCCGATTTCCTACCGCGAGCTGGTCAAGCGGACGGGGGTCGATTTCTTGCCCGGGGTGCCGGTCGCCAACTGA
- a CDS encoding NUDIX domain-containing protein, producing MAIALSCGLVLLNEDAEILLAHATETRHWDIPKGAPEPGESDRETALRETREETGLVLDARTLIELGRFALRRGKDVHLFATRLRRADVSLDALTCTSMFASYHSGRLIPEMDAYRWASADDVPHYASQSLARLFAEALPLAEIHARLQAAGR from the coding sequence ATGGCCATCGCGCTCTCCTGCGGCCTCGTGCTGCTCAATGAAGATGCCGAGATCTTGCTCGCGCACGCCACCGAGACACGCCACTGGGACATCCCCAAGGGCGCCCCTGAACCCGGCGAATCCGACCGCGAGACCGCGCTGCGCGAGACCCGCGAGGAAACCGGCCTCGTCCTCGACGCCCGCACGCTGATCGAACTGGGGCGCTTCGCGCTGCGGCGCGGCAAGGACGTGCACCTGTTCGCCACGCGCCTGCGCCGCGCCGACGTATCGCTCGATGCGCTGACCTGCACGTCGATGTTCGCGAGCTACCACTCGGGCCGGCTGATCCCCGAGATGGACGCCTACCGCTGGGCCAGCGCCGATGACGTGCCCCACTACGCGAGCCAGTCCTTGGCACGGCTGTTCGCGGAGGCGCTGCCGCTGGCGGAGATCCACGCGCGCCTCCAGGCCGCCGGACGCTAG
- the ybgF gene encoding tol-pal system protein YbgF — protein sequence MNTMTKQRVFQAILTATLVAGGVLTMAGPAAAGVFDDDEARRAIIDMRDKFNNFQSSAAQRIDQNSRNQIDAQNQIETLKSEVARLRGQNEQLQNEVDTLAKQQKDYYADLDARLKKFEPQQATVDGREGMVQPGEQTEYDAALKTFQSGDFKGAGNQFSAFVKKYPQSPYLPLAQFWLGNALYAQRDYKGSTYVLENMARANPQHPKAPEALLQVATNQGESGQKAAARKTLESVIAEYPGTEQAKTATSRLKTMR from the coding sequence ATGAACACGATGACGAAACAGCGCGTCTTCCAGGCCATCCTGACAGCGACGCTTGTCGCGGGTGGAGTATTGACCATGGCCGGCCCGGCGGCAGCGGGGGTGTTTGACGACGATGAGGCGCGCCGCGCCATCATCGACATGCGCGACAAGTTCAACAATTTCCAGTCGAGCGCCGCACAGCGCATCGACCAGAACAGCCGCAACCAGATCGACGCGCAGAACCAGATCGAGACGCTGAAGTCCGAGGTGGCCCGGCTGCGCGGCCAGAACGAGCAGCTGCAGAACGAGGTCGATACGCTGGCCAAGCAGCAGAAGGACTACTACGCCGATCTCGACGCGCGGCTCAAGAAATTCGAGCCGCAGCAGGCCACGGTGGATGGCCGCGAGGGCATGGTGCAACCGGGCGAGCAGACGGAGTACGATGCCGCGCTGAAGACGTTCCAGAGCGGCGATTTCAAGGGCGCGGGCAACCAGTTCTCGGCGTTCGTGAAGAAGTATCCGCAGAGCCCGTACCTGCCGCTGGCGCAGTTCTGGCTGGGCAATGCGCTCTATGCCCAGCGCGACTACAAGGGCTCGACCTACGTGCTGGAGAACATGGCGCGCGCCAACCCGCAGCACCCGAAGGCGCCGGAGGCGCTGCTGCAGGTCGCGACCAACCAGGGCGAGTCGGGCCAGAAGGCCGCGGCGCGCAAGACGCTGGAGTCGGTGATTGCGGAGTATCCCGGCACCGAGCAGGCCAAGACCGCGACGAGTCGTCTGAAGACGATGCGCTGA
- a CDS encoding ABC transporter permease has protein sequence MSTPAPEQMLSAWQVGIAALLILVNGALSIGLGLGLERRLAWAAVRTVVQLLLIGFVLQWVFASAHWAVVLAVIALMTLIAGHATGSRGARGYAGLRLDGTLSVFGSTWLIGAIGLVAVLQVRPWYTPQYAIPIMGMILGNTLTGVGLALERMTGELIATRDQVETLLALGGTRWEAARNAARAAVRAGMTPIINQMSVVGVVSLPGMMTGQVLAGQSPLEAVRYQIVIMFLLAASSGLGTVAAVLLAYRRLFSREHQLLSARIVQRAPGGH, from the coding sequence ATGAGCACACCCGCCCCCGAACAGATGCTCTCCGCCTGGCAGGTCGGCATTGCGGCCCTGCTGATCCTCGTCAACGGCGCGCTGTCCATCGGCCTGGGCCTGGGGCTGGAACGCCGGCTGGCATGGGCGGCGGTGCGCACAGTCGTGCAATTGCTGCTGATCGGCTTCGTGCTGCAGTGGGTGTTTGCCAGCGCGCACTGGGCCGTGGTGCTCGCGGTGATTGCGCTGATGACGCTGATCGCCGGACACGCCACCGGCAGCCGCGGCGCCCGCGGCTATGCCGGGCTGCGGCTGGACGGCACGCTGTCGGTGTTCGGCAGCACCTGGCTGATCGGGGCCATCGGGCTGGTGGCCGTGCTGCAAGTGCGGCCGTGGTACACGCCGCAATATGCGATCCCGATCATGGGCATGATCCTCGGCAACACGCTCACGGGCGTCGGCCTGGCGCTGGAACGGATGACCGGCGAACTGATCGCCACGCGGGACCAGGTCGAGACCCTGCTGGCGCTCGGCGGCACGCGCTGGGAGGCCGCGCGCAACGCGGCCCGCGCGGCGGTGCGTGCCGGCATGACACCGATCATCAACCAGATGTCGGTCGTGGGCGTGGTCAGCCTGCCGGGCATGATGACCGGCCAGGTGCTGGCGGGACAATCGCCGCTGGAGGCGGTGCGCTACCAGATCGTGATCATGTTCCTGCTGGCCGCATCGTCGGGGCTGGGCACGGTGGCGGCGGTGCTGCTGGCATACCGGCGCCTGTTCAGCCGCGAGCACCAGTTGCTGTCCGCGCGCATCGTCCAGCGCGCGCCCGGCGGGCATTGA
- the cheZ gene encoding protein phosphatase CheZ, translated as MSELHDGSPAQADRAAADAEPLPDMLQRIGYLTRMLRESLRELGLDKGIERAASAIPDARDRLNYVANMTEQAAMRALNAIDAARPVQDALAGEAEALVGRWQAWMERRLSDEEIRDLVGETRGFLRDVPQKTRDTNQQLMEILMAQDFQDLTGQVIKKVLDLIQFIETELIGILMDNAPAHRSGEAAPTLLNGPQVNPDPPDVVAGQEQVDDLLESLGF; from the coding sequence ATGAGCGAACTGCACGATGGCAGCCCCGCCCAGGCTGACAGGGCTGCCGCGGATGCCGAACCCTTGCCCGACATGCTGCAGCGCATCGGGTACCTGACCCGCATGCTGCGCGAAAGCCTGCGTGAGCTGGGCCTGGACAAAGGCATCGAACGCGCTGCATCCGCCATTCCCGACGCGCGCGATCGGCTGAACTACGTCGCGAACATGACGGAGCAGGCGGCCATGCGCGCGCTGAATGCCATCGATGCGGCCCGCCCGGTGCAGGACGCCCTGGCGGGCGAGGCGGAGGCGCTGGTCGGGCGCTGGCAGGCCTGGATGGAGCGCCGGCTGAGCGACGAGGAGATTCGCGACCTGGTGGGCGAGACCCGCGGCTTCCTGCGCGACGTGCCGCAGAAGACCCGCGACACCAACCAGCAGTTGATGGAGATTCTGATGGCGCAGGATTTCCAGGACCTGACCGGCCAGGTGATCAAGAAGGTGCTGGACTTGATCCAGTTCATTGAGACCGAGCTGATCGGCATCCTGATGGACAACGCGCCCGCGCATCGGAGCGGGGAGGCCGCGCCGACGCTGCTCAACGGTCCGCAGGTCAATCCCGATCCGCCCGACGTGGTTGCCGGCCAGGAACAGGTGGACGATCTGCTGGAAAGCCTGGGTTTCTGA
- a CDS encoding nucleoside 2-deoxyribosyltransferase, which translates to MSLRLYLAGPDVFRPQPVAHGDALKALCAAYGFIGLYPFDNAVAPQADGRATAAEIYRQNIALLDSADAVLANVADFRGHEPDSGTCFEIGYAIARGKAVWCYNVPAVPLVAQVPNVDGSDADGWAVEDFGLPRNLMLACSSRLVVGDARACLERMRAHYA; encoded by the coding sequence ATGTCCCTGCGTCTCTATCTCGCCGGCCCCGATGTCTTCCGTCCGCAGCCCGTTGCCCATGGCGATGCCTTGAAGGCCTTGTGCGCGGCGTACGGCTTCATCGGCCTCTACCCGTTCGACAATGCCGTCGCCCCGCAGGCCGATGGTCGCGCGACGGCGGCGGAAATCTATCGCCAGAACATCGCGCTGCTCGACTCGGCCGATGCGGTGCTGGCCAACGTGGCGGACTTCCGTGGCCACGAGCCCGATTCCGGCACCTGCTTCGAGATCGGCTATGCCATCGCGCGCGGCAAGGCGGTGTGGTGCTACAACGTGCCCGCCGTGCCGCTCGTGGCGCAGGTGCCGAACGTGGACGGCAGCGATGCCGACGGCTGGGCCGTGGAGGATTTCGGCCTGCCGCGCAATCTGATGCTTGCCTGCAGCAGCCGGCTCGTGGTCGGGGATGCGCGCGCCTGCCTGGAGCGCATGCGGGCGCATTACGCATAG
- the queC gene encoding 7-cyano-7-deazaguanine synthase QueC: protein MKKRAIVLLSGGLDSATVLAMANAQGFETYALSMRYGQRHSSELEAAKKVAAALGAVRHEIVDLDLRRFGGSALTDDALDVPTTGVQEGIPITYVPARNTIMLSLALGWAEAVGARDLFFGANAVDYSGYPDCRPEFVAAYETLANLATKAGVEGDHIRVNAPIIAMTKAEIIQAGARLGVDYSLTVSCYQADDEGRACGVCDSCRIRRAGFEAAGVPDPTRYR, encoded by the coding sequence ATGAAAAAACGCGCCATCGTCCTGCTGTCCGGCGGGCTGGATTCCGCCACCGTGCTCGCCATGGCCAACGCGCAGGGCTTCGAGACCTACGCGCTGTCGATGCGCTACGGTCAGCGCCATTCTTCCGAGCTGGAGGCGGCCAAGAAGGTGGCCGCCGCGCTGGGGGCCGTCCGCCATGAGATCGTCGATCTGGACCTGCGCCGCTTCGGTGGTTCCGCGCTCACGGACGATGCGCTCGACGTGCCGACCACGGGCGTGCAGGAGGGGATTCCCATCACCTACGTGCCGGCGCGCAACACCATCATGCTGTCGCTCGCGCTGGGCTGGGCGGAGGCCGTCGGGGCACGCGACCTGTTCTTCGGCGCCAATGCCGTCGACTATTCCGGCTACCCCGACTGCCGCCCCGAGTTCGTCGCCGCCTACGAGACGCTGGCGAACCTGGCCACGAAGGCCGGCGTGGAGGGCGATCACATCCGCGTCAATGCGCCGATCATCGCCATGACCAAGGCCGAGATCATCCAGGCCGGCGCGCGGCTGGGCGTCGACTACAGCCTGACCGTGTCGTGCTACCAGGCCGACGACGAGGGCCGAGCGTGCGGCGTCTGCGATTCGTGCCGCATCCGCCGTGCCGGCTTCGAGGCGGCGGGGGTGCCTGACCCGACGCGCTATCGCTGA
- a CDS encoding TauD/TfdA dioxygenase family protein — translation MSDAVAVALEAPAVHTRRFQVRRLPGAPLGAEILGLNDAAGLSDGDVAAIRQAWLAHDGLLVFRDARLAPRAQVDFSRRFGPLQVHVLNQFHLPAHPEILVVSNVVENGKPIGLGDAGRDWHSDLSYKPRPSLGSLLLARELPQAGGDTLFANMVRAYETLPAELKRSIEGRRAEHSYVYRYERLRALSAWRPPLTQAQRDAVPPVDHPVVRTHPETGRRALFVNEGFTSRILGLPEDESAAMLAQLFAHSIRPDNIYTHRWQPGDMLFWDNRSTVHFAPGCPDTHRRTLHRTTIEGDVPV, via the coding sequence ATGTCCGACGCCGTTGCTGTCGCTCTCGAGGCTCCCGCTGTCCACACTCGCCGCTTCCAGGTGCGCCGCCTGCCCGGCGCGCCGCTCGGTGCCGAGATTCTCGGGCTGAACGATGCGGCCGGCCTGTCCGATGGCGACGTCGCTGCCATCCGGCAGGCCTGGCTGGCCCACGATGGCCTGCTGGTGTTCCGCGACGCGCGGCTCGCACCGCGGGCCCAGGTCGATTTCAGCCGGCGCTTCGGGCCGCTGCAGGTGCACGTGCTGAACCAGTTCCACTTGCCGGCGCATCCGGAGATCCTCGTGGTGTCCAATGTGGTCGAGAACGGCAAGCCGATCGGCCTGGGCGATGCGGGCCGGGACTGGCACTCGGACCTGTCCTACAAGCCGCGGCCGAGCCTCGGTTCGCTGCTGCTGGCCCGCGAACTGCCGCAGGCGGGCGGCGACACGCTGTTCGCCAACATGGTCCGCGCTTACGAGACCCTGCCGGCCGAACTCAAGCGCAGCATCGAAGGCCGCCGCGCCGAGCATTCCTACGTGTATCGCTATGAACGGCTGCGCGCGCTGTCGGCATGGCGGCCGCCGCTGACGCAGGCGCAGCGCGATGCGGTGCCGCCGGTCGATCATCCGGTCGTGCGCACGCATCCCGAGACGGGCCGGCGCGCCCTGTTCGTCAACGAGGGGTTCACGTCCCGCATCCTGGGCCTGCCGGAAGACGAGAGCGCCGCCATGCTCGCGCAGCTCTTCGCCCACAGCATCCGACCGGACAACATCTACACCCATCGCTGGCAGCCCGGCGACATGCTGTTCTGGGACAACCGCTCCACCGTCCATTTCGCGCCCGGCTGCCCGGACACGCATCGGCGCACGCTGCATCGCACGACCATCGAGGGCGATGTGCCCGTCTAG
- a CDS encoding ABC transporter ATP-binding protein, whose translation MLTATAIQRRDTQTGAPLLHPASLAVHPGDRIALTGPSGAGKSVLLRALALLDPLDDGHMAWRGETVSAAGVPAFRCEVAYVRQRPALLSGSVEDNLQWPYRLHARRTGPGFDRDAAIALLARADRDARFLDKRATDLSGGEAQIAALVRTLQTGPAILLLDEPTAALDPASARAIEAMLLHWFAQAPERRAWVWITHDPAQATRIAHRYWRVAAGCLDTQAPVPQQPET comes from the coding sequence ATGCTGACCGCCACCGCCATCCAGCGCCGGGACACGCAGACCGGTGCACCGCTGCTGCACCCGGCCTCGCTCGCCGTCCACCCGGGCGACCGTATTGCGCTGACCGGGCCGTCCGGCGCCGGCAAGAGCGTGCTGTTGCGGGCGCTGGCGCTGCTCGACCCGCTGGATGATGGTCATATGGCATGGCGGGGTGAAACGGTGTCCGCTGCCGGCGTCCCGGCGTTCCGGTGCGAGGTGGCCTACGTGAGGCAACGCCCCGCCCTGCTGTCCGGCTCGGTGGAAGACAACCTGCAATGGCCCTACCGCCTGCACGCCCGCAGGACCGGCCCCGGATTCGACCGCGACGCCGCCATCGCCCTGCTCGCGCGCGCCGACCGCGATGCGCGCTTCCTCGACAAGCGCGCGACCGACCTGTCGGGCGGCGAAGCGCAGATCGCCGCGCTGGTGCGCACCCTGCAGACCGGGCCGGCCATCCTGCTGTTGGACGAGCCGACCGCCGCGCTCGACCCGGCCTCGGCCCGCGCCATCGAGGCGATGCTGCTGCACTGGTTCGCGCAGGCGCCCGAGCGCCGGGCGTGGGTCTGGATCACGCATGACCCGGCGCAGGCGACGCGGATCGCCCACCGCTACTGGCGCGTCGCGGCCGGGTGCCTCGACACCCAGGCGCCCGTGCCGCAACAGCCTGAAACCTGA
- a CDS encoding 3-deoxy-7-phosphoheptulonate synthase: MIRIDNPQSDQEVGVADATQDITRIDDVRIGAVRPLISPALLLDELPVSPAVQAHVEASRAAVTDILHGRDDRLLAVVGPCSIHDHDQALDYAYRLGVAANRLRDDLLIVMRVYFEKPRTTVGWKGYINDPRLDGSFRINEGLRRARQLLLEVNAMGLPAATEFLDLLSPQYIADLIAWGAIGARTTESQSHRQLASGLSCPIGFKNGTDGGVQIAADAILAARSSHSFMGMTKMGMAAIFETRGNGDAHVILRGGKKGPNYDAAAIEDSCAILRAAGLREQVMVDCSHANSGKSHARQADVAQDLAQQLSSGERRISGVMIESHLEEGRQDLKPGVPLQRGVSITDACLGWSQTEPLLETLATAVRARRRG, translated from the coding sequence GTGATTCGCATCGACAATCCCCAAAGCGACCAAGAAGTCGGCGTGGCCGACGCTACCCAGGACATCACCCGTATCGATGACGTGCGCATCGGTGCGGTCCGTCCGCTCATTTCCCCGGCACTCCTGCTCGACGAGTTGCCCGTGTCGCCCGCTGTGCAGGCGCACGTCGAAGCGAGCCGGGCCGCGGTCACGGACATCCTGCACGGACGGGACGATCGCCTGCTTGCCGTGGTGGGCCCGTGCTCGATCCACGATCACGACCAGGCGCTCGATTACGCCTATCGGCTCGGGGTGGCCGCGAATCGCCTGCGCGACGATCTGCTGATCGTCATGCGCGTGTATTTCGAAAAGCCGCGCACGACTGTCGGCTGGAAGGGCTACATCAACGATCCGCGGCTCGATGGCAGCTTTCGCATCAATGAAGGGCTGCGCCGTGCGCGCCAGCTGCTGCTGGAAGTCAACGCGATGGGATTGCCGGCGGCCACCGAGTTTCTCGATCTGCTGAGTCCGCAGTACATCGCCGACCTGATTGCCTGGGGCGCGATCGGCGCCAGGACGACGGAAAGCCAGAGCCATCGGCAGCTCGCCTCGGGGCTGAGCTGTCCCATCGGCTTCAAGAACGGCACGGATGGCGGTGTCCAGATCGCGGCGGACGCGATTCTGGCGGCACGGTCGAGCCACTCGTTCATGGGCATGACGAAGATGGGAATGGCCGCGATTTTCGAGACGCGCGGCAACGGCGATGCGCACGTCATTCTGCGCGGCGGCAAGAAGGGACCGAACTATGACGCGGCGGCCATCGAAGACAGCTGCGCGATTCTCCGGGCGGCCGGGCTGCGCGAGCAGGTGATGGTCGACTGTTCGCACGCGAACTCGGGCAAGTCCCATGCCCGTCAAGCCGATGTTGCGCAGGATCTGGCGCAGCAGCTGTCGTCCGGCGAGCGGCGCATCAGCGGCGTGATGATCGAGAGCCATCTGGAAGAGGGGCGCCAGGATCTGAAACCCGGTGTGCCGTTGCAGCGCGGCGTGTCCATTACCGATGCCTGCCTTGGGTGGTCCCAGACCGAACCGTTGCTGGAAACCCTCGCAACGGCTGTGCGTGCGCGGCGGCGCGGCTAG
- a CDS encoding YeeE/YedE family protein gives MPDMDLHALSRTVLWATFALTFLFGAILQRTHFCTMGAVSDAVNIGDWSRLRMWVLAIGVAMIGTGILGWAGWIDPAKTIYTASRLQWLSALVGGLMFGFGMVLGSGCGSKTLVRIGGGNLKSVVVFVFLGLSAYMTLKGVFGVVRVATVDAVAIALPTTQDLPSVLGHALSADVRMLRLALALAIGGALAVWALAGRDFRTPDNLLGGIGVGLVIVAMWYVSGHLGYVAEDPDTLQEAFVATNSGRMEALSFVAPVSYTLEWLMFFSDTSKVLTVGIVSVLGVIAGSAAVALASGTFRWEGFANAEDTGNHIVGGILMGAGGVTALGCTIGQGLSGVSTLAIGSFVALAGILAGAVLAFRYQMWRLEHGG, from the coding sequence ATGCCAGACATGGATCTTCACGCGCTGTCCCGTACCGTGCTGTGGGCGACGTTCGCTCTGACGTTTCTGTTCGGCGCGATCTTGCAGCGCACGCATTTCTGCACGATGGGCGCGGTGTCCGACGCGGTCAACATCGGCGATTGGAGCCGGCTACGGATGTGGGTGCTTGCTATCGGCGTGGCGATGATCGGCACGGGCATCCTCGGCTGGGCGGGGTGGATCGATCCGGCCAAGACGATCTATACGGCCAGCCGGCTGCAGTGGCTGTCGGCGCTGGTCGGCGGGCTGATGTTCGGCTTCGGCATGGTGCTGGGCTCGGGGTGCGGCAGCAAGACGCTGGTGCGTATCGGCGGGGGCAATCTGAAGTCGGTGGTGGTGTTCGTGTTCCTCGGGCTGTCGGCGTACATGACGCTCAAGGGCGTGTTCGGCGTGGTGCGCGTTGCGACCGTCGATGCCGTGGCGATCGCGCTGCCGACGACGCAGGATCTGCCGAGCGTGCTGGGGCATGCGCTGTCGGCGGACGTGCGCATGTTGCGCCTGGCGCTCGCGCTGGCGATCGGCGGGGCGCTGGCGGTGTGGGCGCTCGCCGGCCGTGATTTCCGCACGCCGGACAATCTGCTGGGCGGCATCGGCGTCGGGCTCGTCATCGTGGCCATGTGGTATGTGTCCGGCCATCTCGGCTATGTCGCGGAAGATCCGGACACGCTGCAGGAGGCCTTCGTCGCGACCAATAGCGGCCGGATGGAGGCGCTGAGCTTCGTGGCGCCCGTGTCGTATACGCTGGAATGGCTGATGTTCTTCAGCGATACGTCCAAGGTGCTGACAGTCGGCATCGTCAGCGTGCTCGGCGTGATCGCCGGCTCGGCCGCGGTGGCGCTGGCCAGCGGCACGTTCCGCTGGGAGGGCTTCGCCAATGCGGAGGACACCGGCAACCATATCGTGGGCGGTATCCTGATGGGCGCGGGCGGCGTGACGGCGCTGGGCTGCACGATCGGCCAGGGGCTGTCGGGCGTGTCGACGCTGGCGATCGGCTCGTTCGTCGCGTTGGCGGGTATCCTGGCGGGCGCGGTGCTGGCGTTCCGCTATCAGATGTGGCGGCTGGAACATGGCGGTTAG
- the cheY gene encoding chemotaxis response regulator CheY — protein MDKSQYRFLVVDDFPTMRRIIRGQLKELGFANIDEAEDGTAGLSKIKESRFDFVISDWNMPKMDGLQMLQAIRADPNPGISKLPVLIVTAEAKKENVIAAAQAGASGYVVKPFTAATLGEKLNKIFEKCERSEA, from the coding sequence ATGGACAAGAGCCAATACCGATTCCTGGTTGTCGATGATTTTCCGACGATGCGTCGGATCATCCGTGGGCAGCTCAAGGAACTCGGGTTCGCCAATATCGATGAGGCCGAAGACGGTACTGCTGGCCTGAGCAAGATCAAGGAGAGCCGGTTCGATTTCGTGATTTCGGACTGGAACATGCCCAAGATGGACGGCCTGCAGATGCTGCAGGCCATTCGCGCCGACCCCAACCCGGGCATCAGTAAGCTGCCTGTGCTGATCGTGACGGCCGAAGCCAAGAAGGAAAACGTGATTGCCGCCGCCCAGGCCGGTGCCAGCGGCTACGTGGTCAAGCCGTTCACCGCGGCCACGCTGGGCGAAAAACTGAACAAGATCTTCGAGAAGTGCGAACGATCGGAGGCCTGA
- a CDS encoding DUF3318 domain-containing protein — MTAPNRTGDVPDHEAAHTARHHVRPSRRRGEARLPLAVRKELLLTRAALERYDYAQTRNDVRHAAGRAFSLGGLGALLPSLLRPLARPNSLMRTLGIAREYPLVGAAVSLAYAALRRTIIGRVTRRLGKIGLLAGTAWWGYRKWHEVQTDRAAEPTATADSPAPEPSAEIIPGSTS; from the coding sequence ATGACCGCGCCGAACCGAACGGGCGACGTGCCCGACCACGAAGCCGCGCACACCGCGCGCCACCATGTCCGCCCGTCCCGCCGACGCGGCGAAGCACGGCTACCGCTGGCCGTGCGCAAGGAACTGCTGCTCACGCGCGCCGCGCTTGAGCGCTATGACTACGCCCAGACGCGCAACGACGTGCGGCACGCCGCCGGCCGCGCCTTCAGCCTGGGCGGCCTGGGCGCGCTGCTGCCGAGCCTGCTCCGGCCGCTGGCGCGTCCCAACAGCCTGATGCGCACCCTGGGCATCGCGCGCGAATATCCGCTGGTCGGCGCGGCCGTGTCCCTCGCCTATGCTGCCCTGCGCCGCACCATCATCGGACGGGTGACACGGCGACTGGGCAAGATCGGGCTGCTGGCGGGCACGGCCTGGTGGGGCTATCGCAAATGGCACGAAGTGCAGACCGACCGCGCAGCGGAACCGACGGCCACGGCGGACAGCCCAGCGCCGGAACCCTCGGCGGAAATCATCCCGGGCAGCACATCCTGA